From the genome of Eucalyptus grandis isolate ANBG69807.140 chromosome 2, ASM1654582v1, whole genome shotgun sequence, one region includes:
- the LOC104425293 gene encoding membrin-11, whose product MDGGAGGGGTLSEVYQSAKRLLLRTRDALERLERLECSTATAAAGGMDSPELSASIRRDVVQIQSLCIEMDRLWRFLGAKSQRDLWRRKVEQVAEEAESLKVSLDKYSSRNQQKMMEAKERAELLGRANGDSAHVLSIFDEEAQAMQSARNSSRMLEESYATGVAILSKYSEQRERLKKAQRRALDILNTVGLSNSVLKLIERRHHVDKWIKYAGMILTLIILYAFWRWTR is encoded by the exons atggacGGAGGAGCGGGCGGCGGGGGGACGCTGTCGGAGGTGTACCAGAGCGCGAAGAGGCTGCTCCTGCGGACGAGGGACGCGCTCGAGCGGCTGGAGAGGCTCGAGTGCTCCACGGCCACGGCCGCCGCCGGCGGGATGGACTCCCCGGAGCTGTCGGCCTCGATCAGGAGGGACGTCGTCCAGATTCAGTCCCTCTGCATCGAGATGGACCGGCTCTGGCGGTTCCTAGGCGCCAAGTCTCAGCGCGATCTCTGGAGGAG AAAGGTGGAACAAGTAGCTGAAGAGGCTGAGTCATTGAAAGTGAGCCTAGACAAGTACTCCTCAAGAAATCAGCAAAAAATGATGGAAGCTAAAGAGAGGGCAGAATTGCTTGGACGAGCT AATGGGGATTCTGCTCATGTTCTAAGTATTTTTGATGAGGAAGCACAAGCAATGCAATCTGCCCGTAATTCATCCAGGATGCTGGAAGAATCGTATGCTACTGGAGTAGCCATCCTTTCTAAATATTCTGAGCAAAGGGAACGCCTCAAG aaaGCTCAACGAAGAGCATTGGACATTCTTAACACAGTGGGACTCTCTAATTCTGTACTGAAACTCATTGAGAGGCGGCATCATGTTGACAAGTGGATCAAGTATGCAGGCATGATCTTGACGCTCATCATATTGTATGCCTTCTGGAGATGGACAAGGTGA